A window from Corynebacterium urogenitale encodes these proteins:
- a CDS encoding TetR/AcrR family transcriptional regulator has product MAKYVAGIRERKKQQTRDTLAMSAVTITMTEGLESATIARIAELANVSSRTFHNYFPHRDAAIRHFFEQYIDRLCEEVLGMPEGMHPVELIQSMTVRQFQQRREHDQPFMQLDTLFISIRESPHLDVIVQTYMDLQKLADALSRYTHGQLGSSEAYTLINACIGVARGLELQLLNNEDISEDEELLLLNSAFDALKRGFSTSV; this is encoded by the coding sequence ATGGCAAAGTACGTCGCGGGCATCCGGGAGAGAAAGAAGCAGCAGACCAGGGACACCCTGGCAATGTCCGCTGTGACTATCACGATGACGGAAGGACTGGAATCCGCGACCATTGCAAGAATCGCGGAGCTGGCGAATGTGTCCTCCAGGACCTTTCATAACTACTTCCCCCACCGCGATGCCGCCATTCGCCATTTCTTCGAGCAGTACATCGACCGGTTGTGCGAGGAGGTCCTGGGAATGCCGGAGGGCATGCACCCCGTGGAGCTGATTCAGTCGATGACCGTCCGCCAGTTCCAACAGCGTCGAGAGCACGACCAGCCATTCATGCAGCTCGATACCTTGTTTATCAGCATTCGTGAATCCCCCCATCTGGACGTCATCGTCCAGACTTACATGGATCTACAAAAACTAGCGGACGCGCTCAGCCGCTATACACACGGACAGCTAGGCAGCAGTGAAGCCTATACCCTGATCAACGCCTGCATAGGCGTGGCTCGGGGCCTGGAACTCCAGCTCCTCAACAACGAGGACATTTCCGAGGACGAAGAACTCCTTTTGCTCAACAGTGCATTTGATGCGCTCAAGCGGGGTTTTTCCACCTCTGTTTAG
- a CDS encoding MMPL family transporter has translation MATLLYRIGRSAYLHRWRFIAVWLLLIVGMGTAAATMSTTTSMNFSIPGLESVETQEKIKERFPGDSGDQIEAPTGKVVIKAPDGSTLADPGVDKEVQQLTAALKDVEGLTDTEALVPPAMAAQGLQKQMVPALKAQGIPQEQIDANIRAISPLSEDKTTGTLDVTFDAPTNMDIPAEYIEDFEQTVEENKGSLDVAWSGNAFQMSEISGTAELIGLAVAALVLIVTFGSFVAAGLPLLSAVVGLGIGIAGVFAATAFTDTISTMTPTLASMIGLAVGIDYALFILARFRNELVAHAGASDMEPKELADELKKIPREERGHLAGLAVGKAGSAVVFAGLTVLIALAALSIINIPFLTAMALAAACTVAIAVIVAVTLLPAILGAFGTKVFAGRAPIVKAPDPENDTPTMGLKWVRQVRKHPVVYMLGTAVVLILLAIPALNLRLAMPTDGTMAQDSPNRIAYEMTNDAFGEGRNAPMLALVDYKDLSAKEKPAAIQEALKTFQSTEGVVNAQVVTTNGNPKDPRDMGDAAQVLITPEFGATDERAADLLASVRAGEEGFSSATGANYSITGVSPMYEDISQRLSDVLLPYVGIVLLLAFLLLMLVFRSIWVPLIAAVGFGLSVAATFGVTVALWQEGALGIIDDPQPLISFLPIMLIGIVFGLAMDYQVFLVTRMREGWAHGKTPGNAVANGFKHGARVVTAAALIMISVFAAFILMDEPFIKVMGFALAVAVFFDAFIVRMTFIPAVMFLLDAKAWAIPKWLDKAIPSVDVEGEKLRSTSISTPSSEASATAAATSATGASSADQEAR, from the coding sequence ATGGCTACACTTCTCTATCGCATCGGGCGATCCGCCTACCTCCACCGGTGGCGGTTCATCGCTGTCTGGCTCCTCCTCATCGTCGGCATGGGCACCGCCGCCGCAACCATGTCCACGACAACCTCAATGAACTTCAGCATCCCCGGACTCGAATCCGTGGAAACCCAGGAGAAAATCAAGGAACGCTTCCCCGGCGATAGCGGCGATCAGATCGAAGCCCCCACCGGTAAGGTTGTCATCAAGGCACCAGATGGTTCCACGCTGGCAGATCCTGGCGTCGATAAGGAAGTACAGCAACTCACCGCGGCTCTGAAGGACGTCGAGGGCCTCACCGACACAGAGGCCCTCGTCCCTCCAGCCATGGCAGCGCAAGGCCTGCAGAAGCAGATGGTGCCCGCGCTCAAGGCCCAGGGCATACCGCAGGAGCAGATCGACGCCAACATTCGCGCCATCAGCCCCTTGAGCGAAGACAAGACCACCGGCACGCTGGATGTCACCTTTGATGCCCCAACCAACATGGACATCCCCGCCGAATACATCGAGGACTTCGAGCAGACCGTCGAAGAGAACAAGGGCAGCCTGGATGTCGCATGGTCCGGCAATGCCTTCCAAATGAGCGAGATCTCCGGCACCGCAGAGCTCATTGGCTTGGCAGTCGCGGCACTCGTGCTCATCGTCACCTTCGGCAGCTTCGTCGCAGCCGGCCTGCCACTGTTGTCCGCTGTCGTGGGACTGGGCATTGGCATCGCCGGCGTGTTCGCCGCCACCGCCTTCACCGACACGATCTCCACCATGACCCCCACCCTGGCCTCCATGATCGGCCTGGCCGTGGGCATCGACTACGCACTGTTCATCCTCGCTCGCTTCCGCAACGAGCTCGTCGCCCACGCCGGGGCCTCCGATATGGAGCCAAAGGAACTCGCCGACGAACTGAAGAAGATCCCGCGCGAGGAGCGTGGCCACCTCGCAGGCCTCGCCGTGGGCAAGGCGGGTTCCGCAGTGGTGTTCGCTGGCCTGACCGTGCTCATCGCACTGGCCGCACTGTCCATCATCAACATCCCATTCCTCACCGCCATGGCTCTGGCAGCGGCATGCACCGTCGCCATTGCCGTGATCGTCGCCGTCACCTTGCTGCCGGCAATCCTCGGCGCCTTCGGCACGAAGGTCTTCGCTGGCCGCGCACCGATCGTCAAGGCACCGGACCCAGAAAATGACACGCCGACCATGGGACTGAAGTGGGTACGCCAGGTACGCAAGCACCCTGTGGTCTACATGCTGGGCACTGCCGTCGTCCTGATCCTCCTGGCCATTCCGGCGCTCAATCTGCGCCTGGCCATGCCGACGGACGGCACCATGGCACAGGATTCTCCGAACCGCATTGCGTATGAGATGACCAACGATGCTTTCGGTGAAGGCCGCAACGCGCCAATGCTGGCGCTCGTTGATTACAAGGATCTCAGCGCGAAAGAAAAGCCCGCCGCCATCCAGGAGGCGTTGAAGACCTTCCAGTCCACCGAGGGCGTGGTCAACGCGCAGGTCGTCACCACTAATGGCAATCCGAAGGATCCGCGCGATATGGGTGACGCCGCGCAGGTGCTCATCACACCAGAGTTCGGCGCCACCGATGAACGCGCCGCAGACCTGCTGGCGAGCGTGCGCGCGGGTGAGGAGGGCTTCTCCTCCGCCACGGGCGCGAACTACTCCATCACGGGAGTCTCCCCGATGTACGAGGACATCTCCCAGCGTCTCTCCGACGTGCTGCTGCCTTACGTGGGCATCGTCCTGCTCCTGGCCTTCTTGCTGCTGATGCTGGTCTTCCGGTCCATCTGGGTGCCGCTCATTGCCGCAGTGGGCTTCGGCCTCTCCGTGGCTGCGACGTTCGGCGTCACCGTGGCGCTGTGGCAGGAGGGTGCGCTGGGCATCATCGACGACCCGCAGCCGCTGATTTCCTTCCTTCCGATCATGCTGATCGGCATCGTCTTCGGCCTCGCCATGGACTACCAAGTCTTCCTCGTCACACGCATGCGCGAAGGGTGGGCCCACGGCAAGACCCCGGGCAACGCCGTGGCCAATGGCTTCAAGCACGGCGCCCGCGTGGTGACGGCTGCGGCCCTCATCATGATCTCTGTGTTCGCGGCGTTCATCCTCATGGACGAGCCGTTCATTAAGGTGATGGGCTTCGCGCTCGCCGTCGCGGTCTTCTTCGACGCCTTCATCGTGCGCATGACGTTCATTCCCGCCGTGATGTTCTTGCTCGACGCCAAGGCGTGGGCCATTCCGAAGTGGTTGGATAAGGCGATCCCATCGGTCGATGTCGAAGGCGAAAAGCTGCGATCCACGTCCATCTCCACCCCATCCTCCGAAGCTTCGGCCACCGCGGCAGCAACATCCGCCACCGGAGCATCCTCGGCAGACCAGGAGGCACGGTAG